A region from the Gymnogyps californianus isolate 813 chromosome 14, ASM1813914v2, whole genome shotgun sequence genome encodes:
- the SMAD5 gene encoding mothers against decapentaplegic homolog 5 isoform X2, producing the protein MTSMASLFSFTSPAVKRLLGWKQGDEEEKWAEKAVDALVKKLKKKKGAMEELEKALSSPGQPSKCVTIPRSLDGRLQVSHRKGLPHVIYCRVWRWPDLQSHHELKPLDICEFPFGSKQKEVCINPYHYKRVESPVLPPVLVPRHSEFNPQHSLLVQFRNLSHNEPHMPHNATFPDSFQQPNSTPFSISPNSPYPPSPASSTYPSSPASSGPSSPFQLPADTPPPAYMPPDDQMGQDNSQSMDTSNTMIPQIMPNISTRDVQPVAYEEPKHWCSIVYYELNNRVGEAFHASSTSVLVDGFTDPSNNKNRFCLGLLSNVNRNSTIENTRRHIGKGVHLYYVGGEVYAECLSDSSIFVQSRNCNYHHGFHPTTVCKIPSGCSLKIFNNQEFAQLLAQSVNHGFEAVYELTKMCTIRMSFVKGWGAEYHRQDVTSTPCWIEIHLHGPLQWLDKGQEV; encoded by the exons ATGACGTCAATGGCCAGTTTGTTCTCCTTTACTAGCCCAGCTGTAAAGCGTCTGTTGGGCTGGAAACAAggagatgaagaggaaaaatgggCAGAAAAAGCTGTTGATGCTTTGgtaaaaaagctgaaaaagaaaaagggtgcTATGGAAGAACTGGAGAAAGCCTTGAGCAGTCCAGGACAGCCCAGCAAGTGTGTTACTATCCCCCGCTCTTTAGATGGACGACTTCAGGTTTCTCACAGAAAAGGCCTTCCCCATGTAATTTACTGTCGTGTTTGGCGTTGGCCTGATCTACAAAGCCATCACGAGCTGAAGCCATTGGATATTTGTGAATTTCCTTTTGGATCTAAACAGAAGGAAGTCTGCATCAATCCATACCACTATAAGAGGGTGGAGAGCCCAG ttctaccTCCAGTGTTAGTGCCTAGACATAGTGAATTCAATCCACAGCACAGTCTACTAGTTCAGTTCAGGAACCTAAGCCACAATGAACCACATATGCCACACAACGCGACATTTCCAGATTCTTTCCAGCAACCCAACAGCACTCCATTTTCCATTTCGCCGAACAGTCCCTATCCACCttctccagccagcagcacttACCCAAGCTCCCCAGCTAGCTCTGGACCATCTAGTCCATTTCAGCTACCAG cTGATACTCCACCTCCTGCATATATGCCCCCTGATGATCAAATGGGGCAGGATAATTCCCAGTCTATGGACACAAGCAATACAATGATCCCTCAAATCATGCCAAATATATCTACCAGAG atgttcagCCTGTTGCCTATGAAGAACCCAAACACTGGTGTTCGATTGTGTATTACGAATTAAATAATCGTGTTGGGGAGGCTTTTCATGCATCTTCTACAAGTGTCTTAGTAGATGGGTTTACAGATCCCTCCAATAATAAAAACAGGTTCTGCTTAGGTTTGCTCTCAAATGTTAATCGCAACTCAACAATTGAGAACACTAGACGACATATTGGAAAAG GAGTTCATCTGTACTATGTTGGTGGGGAAGTCTATGCTGAGTGTTTAAGTGATAGCAGCATATTTGTACAGAGCAGGAACTGCAACTACCACCATGGCTTTCATCCAACAACTGTATGCAAGATTCCTAGTGGATGCAGTCTGAAAATTTTTAACAATCAGGAGTTTGCTCAGCTTTTAGCTCAGTCTGTCAACCATGGATTTGAAGCAGTATATGAGCTCACCAAAATGTGCACCATTCGAATGAGTTTTGTAAAg GGCTGGGGAGCTGAATATCACCGACAAGATGTCACGAGCACCCCATGCTGGATAGAAATTCATCTTCATGGGCCCCTCCAGTGGCTGGATAAA GGACAAGAGGTATGA
- the SMAD5 gene encoding mothers against decapentaplegic homolog 5 isoform X1: MTSMASLFSFTSPAVKRLLGWKQGDEEEKWAEKAVDALVKKLKKKKGAMEELEKALSSPGQPSKCVTIPRSLDGRLQVSHRKGLPHVIYCRVWRWPDLQSHHELKPLDICEFPFGSKQKEVCINPYHYKRVESPVLPPVLVPRHSEFNPQHSLLVQFRNLSHNEPHMPHNATFPDSFQQPNSTPFSISPNSPYPPSPASSTYPSSPASSGPSSPFQLPADTPPPAYMPPDDQMGQDNSQSMDTSNTMIPQIMPNISTRDVQPVAYEEPKHWCSIVYYELNNRVGEAFHASSTSVLVDGFTDPSNNKNRFCLGLLSNVNRNSTIENTRRHIGKGVHLYYVGGEVYAECLSDSSIFVQSRNCNYHHGFHPTTVCKIPSGCSLKIFNNQEFAQLLAQSVNHGFEAVYELTKMCTIRMSFVKGWGAEYHRQDVTSTPCWIEIHLHGPLQWLDKVLTQMGSPLNPISSVS, encoded by the exons ATGACGTCAATGGCCAGTTTGTTCTCCTTTACTAGCCCAGCTGTAAAGCGTCTGTTGGGCTGGAAACAAggagatgaagaggaaaaatgggCAGAAAAAGCTGTTGATGCTTTGgtaaaaaagctgaaaaagaaaaagggtgcTATGGAAGAACTGGAGAAAGCCTTGAGCAGTCCAGGACAGCCCAGCAAGTGTGTTACTATCCCCCGCTCTTTAGATGGACGACTTCAGGTTTCTCACAGAAAAGGCCTTCCCCATGTAATTTACTGTCGTGTTTGGCGTTGGCCTGATCTACAAAGCCATCACGAGCTGAAGCCATTGGATATTTGTGAATTTCCTTTTGGATCTAAACAGAAGGAAGTCTGCATCAATCCATACCACTATAAGAGGGTGGAGAGCCCAG ttctaccTCCAGTGTTAGTGCCTAGACATAGTGAATTCAATCCACAGCACAGTCTACTAGTTCAGTTCAGGAACCTAAGCCACAATGAACCACATATGCCACACAACGCGACATTTCCAGATTCTTTCCAGCAACCCAACAGCACTCCATTTTCCATTTCGCCGAACAGTCCCTATCCACCttctccagccagcagcacttACCCAAGCTCCCCAGCTAGCTCTGGACCATCTAGTCCATTTCAGCTACCAG cTGATACTCCACCTCCTGCATATATGCCCCCTGATGATCAAATGGGGCAGGATAATTCCCAGTCTATGGACACAAGCAATACAATGATCCCTCAAATCATGCCAAATATATCTACCAGAG atgttcagCCTGTTGCCTATGAAGAACCCAAACACTGGTGTTCGATTGTGTATTACGAATTAAATAATCGTGTTGGGGAGGCTTTTCATGCATCTTCTACAAGTGTCTTAGTAGATGGGTTTACAGATCCCTCCAATAATAAAAACAGGTTCTGCTTAGGTTTGCTCTCAAATGTTAATCGCAACTCAACAATTGAGAACACTAGACGACATATTGGAAAAG GAGTTCATCTGTACTATGTTGGTGGGGAAGTCTATGCTGAGTGTTTAAGTGATAGCAGCATATTTGTACAGAGCAGGAACTGCAACTACCACCATGGCTTTCATCCAACAACTGTATGCAAGATTCCTAGTGGATGCAGTCTGAAAATTTTTAACAATCAGGAGTTTGCTCAGCTTTTAGCTCAGTCTGTCAACCATGGATTTGAAGCAGTATATGAGCTCACCAAAATGTGCACCATTCGAATGAGTTTTGTAAAg GGCTGGGGAGCTGAATATCACCGACAAGATGTCACGAGCACCCCATGCTGGATAGAAATTCATCTTCATGGGCCCCTCCAGTGGCTGGATAAAGTACTTACACAAATGGGTTCTCCTCTTAATCCCATCTCATCTGTTTCATAG